Proteins found in one Thermaerobacter subterraneus DSM 13965 genomic segment:
- the pdxT gene encoding pyridoxal 5'-phosphate synthase glutaminase subunit PdxT, translating into MAFGTGGGDAGGRGHGAGEDRPRVGVLALQGDVSEHLDYFRRAGAAVRPVRVPLDLEGLEGLVLPGGESTAIGRLMERAGLLAAVAERSRRGDLALFGTCAGLILLARQVEGGQPPRLGLLDLAVVRNGYGRQVDSFEADLEVPALGDAPVRALFIRAPVVESTGAGVEVLARFRGRPVLVRQGRCMASTFHPELGEDLRVARLFLSLLAA; encoded by the coding sequence GTGGCGTTCGGGACAGGCGGTGGCGACGCCGGCGGCCGGGGGCACGGTGCCGGGGAGGACCGGCCCCGCGTCGGTGTCCTGGCCCTGCAGGGCGATGTCAGCGAGCACCTGGACTACTTCCGGCGGGCCGGCGCCGCGGTGCGGCCCGTGCGGGTGCCCCTGGACCTGGAGGGGCTCGAGGGGCTGGTTCTTCCGGGAGGGGAGAGCACGGCCATCGGCCGGCTGATGGAGCGGGCCGGGCTCCTGGCTGCCGTGGCGGAACGCAGCCGGCGCGGCGACCTGGCCCTGTTCGGCACCTGCGCAGGCCTGATCCTGCTGGCCCGGCAGGTGGAGGGAGGCCAGCCGCCCCGGCTGGGCCTGCTGGACCTGGCCGTGGTGCGCAACGGCTACGGCCGCCAGGTGGACAGCTTCGAGGCGGACCTGGAGGTACCCGCCCTGGGCGATGCCCCCGTGCGGGCCCTGTTCATCCGGGCACCGGTGGTGGAGTCCACCGGCGCCGGGGTGGAGGTCCTGGCCCGCTTTCGGGGCCGGCCCGTGCTGGTACGGCAGGGGCGCTGCATGGCCAGCACCTTCCACCCGGAGCTGGGTGAGGATCTGCGGGTGGCCCGGCTCTTCCTCTCGCTGCTGGCGGCATAA
- a CDS encoding biotin transporter BioY gives MPSQPPLDAPDRGARAAPAGSPAGEAAGPAPLAGPAHPTRLAAGGSRTGDLAAASGSTAATLRPLVLAGLMAGLTAVLSYLRIPLPFTPVPITGQTLGVMLSGLLLGPRWGFAAQLAYLLLGVAGVPVFAGGAAGLAVVLGPTGGFLLSYPLAAGLTGLLFRPGTARRPGPASGGEGARGGPRTTAQAAQPARDQAASPVRAPGFGRAFVASVAGGILLVYAIGAPWLAVETGTPWPGVATAAVLPFVPGDLAKALVAAWLAPRVLRALGGRLAPGT, from the coding sequence ATGCCATCCCAGCCCCCGCTGGATGCCCCGGACCGGGGGGCCCGGGCCGCCCCGGCCGGATCGCCGGCCGGAGAGGCGGCGGGGCCTGCGCCCCTGGCCGGGCCGGCCCACCCCACCCGCCTGGCAGCGGGAGGGAGCCGCACCGGCGATCTGGCAGCAGCTTCGGGCAGTACCGCGGCCACCCTGCGCCCGCTGGTCCTGGCCGGCCTGATGGCCGGCCTGACCGCCGTCCTCAGCTACCTGCGGATCCCGCTCCCCTTCACCCCCGTGCCCATCACGGGGCAGACCCTGGGCGTCATGCTTTCCGGACTGCTCCTGGGCCCGCGCTGGGGCTTCGCCGCCCAGCTGGCGTACCTCTTGCTGGGCGTCGCGGGCGTGCCCGTCTTCGCCGGAGGCGCGGCGGGGCTCGCCGTGGTGCTCGGCCCCACCGGCGGGTTCCTCCTGAGCTATCCCCTGGCCGCCGGGCTGACCGGGCTTCTCTTCCGGCCCGGCACCGCCCGCCGCCCCGGGCCGGCCAGTGGCGGCGAAGGGGCCCGGGGCGGCCCACGGACCACGGCACAGGCGGCGCAGCCGGCCCGGGATCAAGCCGCCTCCCCCGTTCGGGCGCCCGGCTTCGGCCGGGCCTTCGTGGCCAGCGTGGCGGGCGGCATCCTGCTGGTGTATGCCATCGGTGCACCCTGGCTGGCCGTGGAGACGGGCACCCCGTGGCCGGGGGTGGCAACCGCCGCCGTGCTGCCCTTCGTCCCGGGCGACCTGGCCAAGGCACTGGTGGCGGCCTGGCTGGCGCCGCGGGTGCTGCGGGCCCTGGGCGGCCGGCTCGCTCCGGGCACCTGA